One genomic window of Motacilla alba alba isolate MOTALB_02 chromosome 3, Motacilla_alba_V1.0_pri, whole genome shotgun sequence includes the following:
- the GPR63 gene encoding probable G-protein coupled receptor 63: MVFSAMLTLAHSGTSNATFIVYENAYTNFTTPQFLLHSGTTQPLRYSSGAVLTTERSTLLVNTTAILPSQEVFRSLSLPLQIILSAAMIFILLVSFLGNFVVCLMVYQKAAMRSAINILLASLAFADLLLAVLNMPFALITIITTQWIFGDIFCRVSAMFFWLFVIEGVAILLIISIDRFLIIVQRQDKLNPYRAKILIVISWAASFVVAFPLSVGNPNLQIPSRAPQCVFGYSTSPGYRAYVIVILLIAFFIPFLVMLYSFMGILNTVRHNAVRIHSHPDSICLSQASKLGLMSLQRPFQMNIDMSFKTRAFTTILILFLVFIVCWAPFTTYSLIATFNSHFYYKHNFFEISTWLLWLCYLKSALNPLIYYWRIKKFHDACLDLMPRFFKFLPQLPGHTRRRIRPSAIYVCGEHRSVV; this comes from the coding sequence ATGGTTTTCTCAGCAATGTTGACGCTGGCCCACTCTGGGACCTCAAATGCTACTTTCATTGTTTATGAAAATGCCTATACGAATTTTACTACTCCCCAGTTCTTGCTTCATAGTGGCACAACACAGCCATTGAGATATAGTTCAGGTGCTGTGCTCACCACTGAGAGAAGTACTTTGCTAGTAAACACCACAGCTATCCTGCCATCACAAGAAGTTTTCAGGAGCTTGAGTTTGCCACTCCAGATCATTCTTTCTGCTGCTATGATATTTATCCTATTGGTTTCTTTCCTTGGAAACTTTGTTGTCTGCCTGATGGTCTACCAGAAGGCAGCTATGCGATCTGCAATTAATATCCTCTTAGCAAGCCTGGCTTTTgcagacctgctgctggcagtgctgaacATGCCGTTTGCTCTGATAACAATCATTACCACTCAGTGGATTTTTGGGGATATATTTTGCAGAGTTTCTGCCATGTTCTTCTGGCTTTTTGTCATAGAGGGGGTAGCCATTCTTCTTATTATTAGTATTGACCGATTTCTTATCATAGTTCAGAGGCAAGATAAGCTGAACCCCTACCGTGCAAAGATTCTTATTGTgatttcctgggcagcatcctttGTTGTTGCTTTTCCATTATCAGTAGGGAATCCTAATCTGCAGATACCCTCGAGAGCACCTCAGTGTGTTTTTGGCTACTCTACAAGCCCAGGTTACCGAGCCTACGTGATAGTTATCTTGctaattgctttttttattccattcttGGTAATGCTGTACTCTTTTATGGGCATACTCAACACTGTCCGCCACAACGCAGTTCGTATCCATAGCCACCCTGATAGCATATGTCTCAGCCAGGCCAGCAAACTTGGTCTCATGAGCTTACAGAGACCTTTTCAGATGAATATTGATATGAGCTTTAAAACTCGTGCCTTCACAACCATCCTGATTTTGTTCCTTGTCTTCATAGTCTGTTGGGCACCATTCACCACTTACAGCCTTATTGCCACGTTCAACAGCCACTTCTACTACAAGCACAACTTTTTTGAGATAAGCACTTGGCTCCTTTGGCTCTGCTACCTCAAGTCTGCACTGAACCCACTGATTTACTACTGGAGGATTAAGAAGTTTCATGATGCATGCTTAGACTTGATGCCCAGATTTTTCAAGTTCTTGCCACAGCTCCCTGGCCATACAAGGCGGCGCATCCGGCCCAGTGCCATCTACGTGTGTGGGGAGCATCGGTCGGTAGTTTGA